A genomic region of Lasioglossum baleicum chromosome 16, iyLasBale1, whole genome shotgun sequence contains the following coding sequences:
- the Ampdeam gene encoding AMP deaminase isoform X10, with amino-acid sequence MNFQYLVFVPLEDLQQASHMLVQALAIREKYMNNSRQSYPSITSRFLRSIDKRPINSDDEVQHDDRKAIADHPVHAPASRGDPWECEFPPSKNYKIAPVNGVFNVYANEEDFLNGKPIPYSYPDLAIFVRDMNLLCTMIADGPLKSFCYRRLSYLSSKFQLHVLLNELRELASQKAVPHRDFYNIRKVDTHIHAASCMNQKHLLRFIKKTLKNHANEIVTCSKNGETMTLREVFQSMNLTTYDLSVDMLDVHADRNTFHRFDKFNAKYNPIGESRLREVFLKTDNYLNGKFFASIIKEVASDLEESKYQNAELRLSIYGKSPEEWDKLAKWAIQSDVYSDNVRWLIQIPRLYDIFKLNKLMTNFQEILNNIFLPLFEVTNDPNSHPELHKFLQYVIGFDSVDDESKPENPLFDKDVYPPAEWDDIENPPYGYYQYYTYANMTVLNHFRADQGFNTFVLRPHCGEAGPIQHLVCGYMMAENISHGLLLRKVPVLQYLYYLAQIGIAMSPLSNNSLFLNYHRNPLPEYLARGLCVSLSTDDPLQFHFTKEPLMEEYSIAAQVWKLSSCDMCELARNSVLMSGFPHKSKQYWLGPNYTKEGVAGNDITRTNVPDIRVAYRYETLVDELSNIFKVVEKPEAVSF; translated from the exons GTACCTTTGGAAGACCTCCAGCAAGCGTCACATATGTTGGTTCAAGCACTGGCTATACGTGAGAAATATATGAATAATTCTAGGCAAAGTTACCCTTCCATTACTTCACGGTTTCTGCGCAGTATCGACAAGAGACCAATAAATAGTGACGATGAAGTCCAACATGATGACCGTAAGGCTATCGCAG ATCACCCTGTTCACGCGCCTGCATCTAGAGGGGATCCATGGGAATGCGAATTTCCTCCgtctaaaaattacaagatcGCTCCTGTGAATGGTGTATTCAATGTATATGCTAACGAAGAAGATTTTCTTAACGGAAAACCAATTCCATATTCGTATCCAGATTTGGCAATTTTCGTTAGAGACATGAATCTTCTTTGTACAATGATTGCTGACGGCCCTTTGAAATCTTTCTGCTACAGAAGACTGAGTTACCTTTCGTCAAAATTCCAATTGCATGTACTACTGAACGAGCTTAGAGAACTTGCCAGTCAAAAGGCAGTTCCGCACAGAGATTTTTACAACATCAGAAAG GTTGATACACACATTCATGCAGCCtcgtgtatgaatcagaaaCACCTTCTCAGGTTCATTAAAAAGACCCTGAAGAATCATGCGAATGAAATCGTTACATGCTCAAAAAACGGAGAAACAATGACCCTTCGAGAGGTGTTTCAATCCATGAATTTAACTACTTATGACCTCAGCGTCGACATGTTAGATGTTCACGCA GATAGAAATACGTTTCATAGATTTGATAAATTCAACGCTAAGTACAATCCTATTGGAGAAAGTCGACTTCGCGAGGTCTTCTTGAAAACGGACAATTATCTGAATGGTAAATTTTTCGCAAGCATTATTAAAGAAGTCGCCAGTGACCTTGAAGAATCGAAGTACCAAAACGCAGAACTACGTCTCTCAATTTATGGCAAAAGTCCTGAGGAGTGGGACAAATTAGCTAAATGGGCTATTCAGAGCGATGTATATTCAGACAATGTTCGTTGGCTCATTCAAATTCCTCGACTCTA TGATATCTTCAAATTGAACAAGTTGATGACAAATTTCCAAgagattttaaataatatctTTCTTCCACTCTTTGAAGTAACAAATGACCCCAATTCTCATCCAGAATTACACAAATTCCTccaatat GTAATAGGATTCGATTCTGTTGACGATGAAAGTAAACCTGAAAATCCTTTATTCGATAAAGATGTTTACCCACCAGCAGAATGGGATGATATTGAAAATCCTCCTTATGGATATTATCAATACTACACTTATGCTAACATGACTGTTTTAAATCATTTTAGAGC CGATCAAGGGTTTAACACCTTCGTTCTTAGACCTCATTGTGGCGAAGCTGGTCCAATTCAACATCTTGTGTGTGGCTATATGATGGCAGAAAATATTTCCCATGGGCTTTTACTCCGAAAAGTACCAGTACTACAGTACTTGTACTACTTGGCACAAATTGGAATAGCTATGTCACCTCTCAGTAATAATTCTCTCTTTTTAAACTATCATCGCAATCCTCTTCCAGAATACTTAGCTAGAGGTTTATGTGTAAGCTTGTCTACGGATGATCCACTTCAATTCCACTTTACCAAG GAACCACTAATGGAAGAATACAGTATTGCTGCGCAAGTATGGAAACTCAGCTCATGCGATATGTGTGAATTAGCACGTAATTCTGTACTTATGAGTGGCTTTCCACACAAG AGCAAACAATACTGGCTTGGACCAAATTATACTAAGGAGGGAGTCGCTGGTAATGATATTACCCGAACAAATGTGCCAGACATTCGAGTAGCCTATCGTTACGAAACGTTAGTCGACGAACTGTCGAATATTTTTAAAGTCGTTGAGAAACCTGAGGCCGTTTCATTTTAA